A single window of Metallosphaera hakonensis JCM 8857 = DSM 7519 DNA harbors:
- a CDS encoding AAA family ATPase, with translation MKIKIKTLGPIREGTDIELGDLTVFFGPQNSGKSTVMKAIYYSLFLPRKVEKFEKDAVDLNAIRIEYRSVKDKELEFNFYPHDNYLRDLLPEGEFSTEPSFMEFLRQNSVYESYKDKLWPSPLIISDECDKEKMEVIKKGIPFEVEVSGKNGNVVFDMDDSGLTPKCKESLHAEVSEKIISYVGNRILNIYKEKFKERLRETERIENSIFIPYLRTLVTFEKLKLYTRFDDMSEEIPSAMKHASLRMVLQDFPELESYLERISEYEPTNKKVYSLVKLLMPGEISESNGNLVYVEGGEKIPWNFVSASVMETLSLLMSIREGELVLYEEPETQLYEKSQVIMALILYALSSFNKIVITTHSQTILYTLSHMAVSRPSSTDVRMSGMQVFRRNY, from the coding sequence ATGAAAATAAAGATAAAGACCTTAGGACCTATAAGGGAAGGAACTGATATCGAGTTAGGTGACCTTACGGTATTCTTTGGTCCCCAGAATTCCGGCAAATCTACAGTCATGAAAGCAATTTATTATTCGTTATTTCTTCCTAGAAAAGTTGAGAAATTCGAAAAAGATGCTGTAGATCTAAATGCCATAAGGATAGAATATCGCTCAGTTAAAGATAAGGAACTTGAGTTCAATTTTTATCCTCACGATAATTATCTTAGAGATCTTCTACCGGAGGGGGAATTCTCAACGGAACCGTCATTTATGGAATTCCTAAGGCAAAACTCGGTCTATGAGAGTTACAAGGACAAGTTATGGCCTTCACCGCTGATAATATCTGACGAGTGCGACAAGGAGAAGATGGAAGTGATAAAGAAGGGAATACCTTTCGAGGTAGAAGTCTCAGGAAAAAACGGGAATGTGGTTTTCGACATGGACGATAGTGGACTCACGCCCAAATGCAAGGAGTCCCTACACGCAGAGGTAAGTGAGAAGATTATATCATATGTGGGTAATAGGATATTGAACATCTACAAGGAGAAATTTAAGGAAAGATTACGTGAAACTGAGAGAATAGAGAATTCAATCTTCATACCCTACCTGAGGACGCTAGTAACCTTTGAGAAGTTGAAATTATATACAAGATTTGATGATATGAGTGAAGAAATACCCTCAGCAATGAAGCATGCGAGCCTTAGGATGGTTCTGCAAGACTTTCCAGAATTGGAATCATACTTGGAGAGAATATCTGAATATGAACCAACTAATAAAAAAGTGTACAGCTTAGTGAAGCTCCTGATGCCTGGAGAAATAAGCGAGAGCAACGGAAACCTAGTGTACGTGGAGGGAGGCGAAAAAATACCGTGGAATTTCGTATCCGCATCAGTAATGGAGACCTTGAGTTTACTAATGTCAATAAGGGAGGGAGAACTAGTACTCTATGAAGAGCCGGAAACTCAGTTATATGAAAAGTCGCAGGTCATTATGGCTCTCATCCTCTACGCGTTATCGAGTTTTAATAAAATAGTGATAACAACTCACAGCCAAACGATCCTCTACACATTGTCACACATGGCCGTTTCAAGACCCTCCTCCACTGACGTGAGAATGTCCGGAATGCAAGTATTTCGACGAAACTATTGA
- a CDS encoding chloride channel protein has translation MASRLSSLPYFEKWLILGLILGVIAGLAATIFYVLLHLFEYLFINKFIGIAYPHPLGENGSLNFVFTPGHYFLIPVSLMIGGLISGLIVYTFAPEAEGHGTDAAIKAYHYLQGKVRWVVIPVKIIASAITIGSGGSAGREGPTAQFSSGVGSVVADLLGLPPEDRRRAVAVGIGAGIGTIFKTPIGGALLAAEILYKRDLEPEVIYPGLIASAVGYSIFGLLFGFTPVFGFYTGTFSPLRLPMYAVLGVISGLMAILYVKSFYGMTSVFKKFPIPNHLKPMIGGALAGLVMLVVPEALGTGYGWINLIEFQKFSSFYSPVLPLILLLLVLPFVKILTTSLSIGSGGSGGVFAPGLFIGAFVGADVGLAFHYLFPTVAPDIAPFVIIGMMSFFGAAGKVPLSVIVMVTEMTSSLQLLPGAMIAVAISYLVSGNYTIYRSQVPTRRDSPAHKSEYEVPIMRKLRISQCKLSDVKLSDHDTVETATRVMTDNNFLSLPVVNATGKFLGIVYLHDIIRASPSEAVSKYIVRGSPYVTLSSTLEYAWEIMAVSKSRWVAVVENGEFMGIATMESMVQAYENEMRALAKQS, from the coding sequence ATGGCCAGTAGACTCTCTTCCCTGCCATATTTCGAGAAATGGTTAATCCTAGGTCTTATCCTCGGAGTTATCGCTGGTCTAGCTGCAACGATTTTCTATGTCCTCCTCCATCTCTTCGAATACCTTTTCATCAATAAGTTTATTGGAATAGCATATCCCCATCCTCTGGGAGAGAACGGCTCTCTCAACTTCGTCTTTACTCCTGGGCACTACTTCCTCATACCTGTATCTTTAATGATAGGTGGTCTCATCTCAGGGTTAATAGTCTACACGTTTGCCCCAGAAGCTGAAGGCCACGGCACAGATGCTGCCATCAAAGCCTATCATTATCTGCAGGGTAAGGTTAGATGGGTGGTCATACCAGTGAAGATAATAGCCTCTGCGATTACCATCGGCTCTGGAGGAAGCGCAGGTAGGGAAGGCCCCACAGCCCAATTCTCATCCGGTGTAGGATCCGTGGTTGCAGACTTACTTGGATTACCTCCCGAGGACAGAAGAAGGGCAGTGGCGGTGGGTATTGGGGCAGGAATAGGAACCATATTTAAGACGCCCATAGGCGGGGCTCTCCTCGCAGCAGAAATCTTATACAAAAGGGATCTGGAGCCTGAAGTAATATATCCTGGTCTCATAGCATCGGCCGTGGGTTACTCCATTTTCGGATTGTTGTTTGGGTTCACACCCGTGTTCGGGTTCTATACGGGTACCTTTAGTCCTCTTAGACTTCCCATGTACGCGGTACTGGGAGTCATCTCAGGATTAATGGCAATCCTTTACGTTAAGTCCTTCTATGGTATGACCTCGGTTTTCAAAAAGTTTCCAATCCCCAACCACTTGAAACCCATGATAGGTGGTGCCCTAGCTGGGCTGGTAATGCTCGTGGTTCCAGAGGCCCTGGGTACCGGTTACGGATGGATTAATCTCATTGAATTTCAAAAATTCTCGTCCTTTTACTCTCCTGTGCTCCCCCTAATACTTTTATTATTAGTACTACCTTTCGTGAAAATCTTAACCACGTCTCTCTCCATTGGATCAGGGGGGAGCGGAGGAGTCTTCGCGCCTGGATTATTTATAGGTGCGTTTGTGGGAGCTGATGTGGGTTTGGCCTTTCACTACCTTTTCCCTACAGTGGCACCTGACATTGCTCCGTTCGTCATAATAGGAATGATGTCGTTCTTTGGAGCGGCAGGAAAGGTTCCCCTATCCGTAATTGTGATGGTCACGGAGATGACCTCGAGCCTTCAGCTCCTACCGGGGGCAATGATAGCCGTTGCGATCTCCTACCTTGTATCGGGGAACTACACCATCTACAGGAGTCAGGTCCCCACTAGGAGGGACTCTCCTGCCCACAAGAGCGAATACGAAGTTCCCATAATGAGGAAGCTGAGAATATCGCAGTGCAAGCTCTCCGACGTGAAACTCTCTGACCACGATACAGTGGAGACAGCAACGAGGGTAATGACAGACAACAACTTCCTCAGTCTACCTGTGGTTAATGCAACTGGGAAGTTTTTGGGGATTGTATATCTTCACGATATAATCAGAGCTAGTCCCTCGGAGGCGGTAAGTAAATACATCGTTAGAGGGTCACCCTACGTTACTCTCTCCTCAACGCTTGAGTACGCATGGGAGATCATGGCTGTGAGTAAGAGCAGATGGGTGGCTGTCGTAGAAAACGGCGAGTTCATGGGTATAGCGACCATGGAATCCATGGTTCAAGCCTACGAGAACGAAATGAGAGCGTTGGCCAAGCAATCATGA
- a CDS encoding sulfurtransferase, whose translation MYNLISVDDLLRDGKEFKVIEVSYNQSSYLDWHIPGAIMLPWRYLRHPVIRDFAPKEILEKNLGSLGISADDFLVLYSDFGNRYAFYAFWVLRAFGHKNLAVLNGGKAVWEAKDLPRESEVRRSSPVNYEAKDPDWSDRVTVWELLLKIRSGEKFQLLDVRYWEEYSGETGTSPEHPNEESQTLGHIPGAVNIPWNKFFDPVTEELIPPDKLQISIPKEDTVVYCRTGARASVVWYYLKFLMGFPKVRLYDGSWSEWGNMVGVPVEVS comes from the coding sequence ATGTATAACCTGATTTCAGTCGATGATCTGCTGAGAGATGGTAAAGAGTTCAAGGTTATTGAGGTAAGTTATAACCAGAGCTCATACCTAGACTGGCATATACCTGGAGCCATAATGCTACCTTGGAGATATCTTAGGCATCCTGTAATTAGGGATTTCGCACCTAAGGAAATCCTTGAGAAAAATTTGGGAAGTTTAGGAATATCAGCTGACGATTTCCTGGTACTATACAGTGACTTTGGGAACAGGTACGCTTTCTATGCCTTCTGGGTCCTGAGGGCATTCGGCCACAAGAACTTAGCTGTACTTAACGGGGGTAAGGCGGTCTGGGAAGCGAAAGATCTACCCAGAGAAAGTGAGGTCAGAAGATCATCCCCGGTAAATTATGAGGCTAAGGATCCTGACTGGAGCGATAGAGTCACGGTATGGGAACTACTTCTCAAAATTAGATCTGGGGAGAAGTTTCAACTTTTGGACGTGAGGTATTGGGAGGAATATTCCGGCGAAACGGGGACCTCCCCTGAGCACCCTAACGAAGAGTCTCAAACCTTAGGTCACATACCTGGCGCTGTAAATATACCTTGGAATAAGTTCTTTGACCCTGTTACAGAGGAGCTAATTCCCCCTGATAAGCTACAAATTTCCATACCCAAGGAGGATACAGTTGTGTATTGCAGGACTGGAGCCAGGGCCTCGGTGGTTTGGTATTACTTAAAGTTTCTCATGGGGTTTCCAAAGGTAAGGCTCTATGACGGTTCATGGTCGGAGTGGGGAAACATGGTTGGGGTCCCAGTTGAAGTATCCTGA
- a CDS encoding ATP-binding protein translates to MNLGTLILEREQVSRKCVAVLGIRGSGKSNTAKVLAEELIREGISLVVVDPDGEYRGLNAVVFDKFNVEPEELVNVLLVGKSVVLDVNDWNNEVFEFLTSFFTYLWEVSKIYKKDIFILLEEAHEFIPQGERTPLSDVLVRIALRGRKRGLGLLLVSQRSAKVNKDVLTQSEIYFLHKVVHPVDVRVYREILPIKSKELESEIKSMGVGEAIFYKDGELTKVKIRKFEENQQTINVLPTANEGERSEI, encoded by the coding sequence ATGAATTTAGGCACGCTGATCTTGGAGAGAGAACAGGTATCAAGGAAATGCGTAGCCGTGCTCGGTATAAGGGGATCAGGGAAATCAAACACAGCTAAGGTCTTGGCAGAGGAGCTAATAAGAGAGGGGATTTCCCTTGTGGTGGTAGATCCTGACGGAGAGTATAGGGGACTTAACGCTGTTGTTTTCGATAAGTTCAATGTTGAGCCGGAGGAGTTGGTTAACGTACTTCTAGTTGGGAAGAGCGTGGTACTTGACGTAAACGACTGGAACAATGAGGTGTTCGAGTTCCTGACGTCTTTCTTCACTTACTTATGGGAAGTATCAAAGATATACAAGAAAGATATCTTCATCCTACTCGAGGAGGCCCACGAGTTCATTCCACAAGGTGAAAGGACTCCCCTAAGTGACGTCTTAGTGAGGATAGCCCTAAGGGGGAGGAAGAGAGGTTTGGGTCTTCTCCTAGTTAGTCAGAGATCGGCTAAGGTGAACAAGGACGTCCTTACTCAAAGCGAGATCTACTTCCTTCATAAGGTTGTCCACCCTGTGGACGTTAGGGTATATAGGGAAATCTTACCTATTAAATCGAAGGAGTTAGAGAGCGAGATAAAGAGCATGGGTGTAGGGGAGGCAATCTTCTACAAAGACGGTGAATTGACTAAAGTTAAGATAAGGAAGTTTGAGGAGAATCAACAAACGATCAACGTTTTACCCACGGCGAATGAAGGGGAGAGATCAGAAATTTAA
- a CDS encoding sulfurtransferase TusA family protein: MSLKIYKKLDLTGQSCAGPLGELSGVLEELSPGEAVEATLGDEATKKDVVAFATKKGYKLVSERNEGGKFVVVIGK; this comes from the coding sequence ATGTCCTTAAAGATATATAAAAAGTTAGATTTAACAGGACAGTCATGTGCAGGACCCCTAGGGGAACTCTCTGGGGTTCTTGAAGAATTAAGCCCAGGCGAGGCAGTCGAGGCTACCCTGGGAGATGAGGCAACAAAGAAGGATGTGGTAGCCTTCGCCACAAAGAAGGGGTACAAACTAGTATCTGAGAGAAATGAGGGCGGGAAGTTCGTGGTGGTGATTGGCAAATGA
- a CDS encoding NAD(P)/FAD-dependent oxidoreductase: MKRVIVVGGGIAGTIVANRMARMMPEEIEKGEAEIVVLDKNEKHTYQPGQLLVPFNVQDPMELTKPERELLDHRIKFLHGQKGDVTKIDPANHSVVTADGVSHSYDYLVIATGSHLRWDEVPGYKDVVYSPWDFLSALKLREELDQFSGGTVVINVAKLPHKCPVAPLEVTLMLDDYLKRRGIRDKTEIVYTYPVPGIFGIKTTNDVMIKIFQERGIKIISPFNVTKVDPKEKIMESQEGEKLKFDLAIGVPPHAGADVIGASGIGDKRNWVPTDKFSLRMKDHSNVFVIGDTTDIPISKAGSTADFESYIIANNVTNEIRGNGLKKTYDGSVFCYIATGLDSGTYIRFNYAAPPVPPPPSYVHWWGKLMYNKLYWTVTAKAVV, from the coding sequence ATGAAGAGGGTAATTGTAGTAGGTGGAGGAATAGCCGGTACCATAGTGGCTAACAGAATGGCCAGAATGATGCCTGAAGAAATAGAGAAGGGAGAGGCCGAGATAGTCGTTCTAGACAAGAACGAGAAACATACATATCAACCTGGTCAGTTACTAGTTCCCTTTAATGTTCAGGACCCGATGGAATTAACTAAGCCGGAGAGAGAGTTATTGGATCATAGGATTAAGTTTCTTCACGGTCAGAAGGGAGATGTAACTAAAATCGATCCCGCAAATCACTCCGTTGTAACCGCGGACGGAGTGTCCCACTCCTATGATTACTTGGTAATAGCTACCGGATCGCATTTGAGATGGGACGAAGTCCCTGGATATAAGGACGTAGTTTACTCTCCATGGGATTTCTTAAGCGCCCTGAAGCTTAGGGAAGAATTGGACCAGTTCAGTGGAGGTACCGTAGTGATTAACGTAGCTAAGCTTCCACATAAGTGCCCAGTTGCACCATTGGAAGTCACTCTCATGCTAGACGACTATCTTAAGAGGAGAGGTATCAGGGACAAGACCGAGATAGTATATACTTACCCAGTTCCTGGAATATTCGGTATAAAGACCACAAATGACGTGATGATAAAGATATTCCAGGAAAGAGGAATAAAGATCATATCCCCGTTTAACGTTACTAAAGTTGATCCCAAAGAGAAAATAATGGAGTCACAGGAGGGTGAGAAACTAAAGTTCGACTTAGCTATTGGGGTGCCACCTCATGCTGGGGCAGACGTGATAGGTGCGTCGGGAATAGGGGACAAGAGAAACTGGGTCCCAACAGACAAGTTCAGCCTCAGGATGAAAGATCACTCAAACGTCTTCGTCATTGGAGACACCACCGATATACCCATATCCAAGGCTGGATCTACGGCTGACTTCGAGTCCTACATTATTGCTAATAACGTCACAAATGAGATTAGAGGAAACGGGCTTAAGAAGACTTACGATGGATCTGTGTTCTGTTATATCGCAACAGGTCTTGACTCAGGAACATACATAAGGTTCAACTACGCTGCTCCGCCAGTTCCCCCACCGCCCTCTTACGTACATTGGTGGGGTAAATTAATGTATAACAAGCTCTACTGGACAGTCACCGCTAAAGCTGTTGTGTAA
- a CDS encoding DsrE family protein, translated as MKVGIILGSNELDRVAYAGMHALISTTLDNEVVIFATMDAVKAFLKEPDLKVESATSKTIKENKEDIFQHYVRAKKSGKLKILACSYASKIYGYDKDDYGSLVDDIVGITSFSMEVEGGQIISVW; from the coding sequence ATGAAAGTTGGTATCATTTTGGGCTCGAACGAGCTTGATAGGGTTGCCTACGCAGGTATGCACGCCCTAATCTCAACGACACTGGACAACGAAGTTGTAATTTTTGCTACCATGGACGCGGTGAAGGCGTTCCTTAAGGAACCGGACCTTAAGGTCGAGAGCGCTACCTCTAAGACAATAAAGGAAAACAAAGAGGACATATTTCAGCATTACGTCAGGGCAAAGAAGTCAGGGAAACTAAAGATTCTGGCTTGCTCCTATGCCAGTAAAATCTACGGTTACGATAAGGACGATTACGGGAGTCTTGTGGACGATATTGTTGGAATTACCTCCTTCTCCATGGAAGTGGAGGGAGGGCAAATAATTAGCGTGTGGTGA
- a CDS encoding DUF1641 domain-containing protein, which translates to MATEVNLDKVLNKLDEKKMDELSQFLDHVSTLNEVLAKVSQLKDSGALDVLINFSYGAKSLRDALNDDAIQSIADIMSNLMTVAGEMKDRQSDIAQILENADTLKDAIMRLKALKDSGTLDVLINMSYALKSLRDALNDDAITNLASTVSNLMEVLSSMNARSVEGVKEIIAKMPELNEVLNRVMDLKNSGTLDVLINMSYALKSLRDALNDDAITNLGTTLSLIFEFLPKGLEFLNKAMSPPISSMIEAWSSPEAMKMLSNPENVTLGKLVTMMKDPDIQRGLGVMMAFLKVLGKNFRS; encoded by the coding sequence ATGGCCACTGAAGTCAACCTGGATAAGGTCCTTAATAAGCTAGACGAAAAAAAGATGGATGAGTTATCCCAATTCCTGGATCACGTCTCAACGCTCAACGAAGTGCTTGCCAAGGTTAGCCAGCTAAAGGATAGTGGAGCTCTAGACGTTCTGATTAACTTCAGCTATGGAGCCAAGTCGTTGAGGGATGCTCTCAACGACGACGCGATTCAGAGCATTGCAGACATTATGTCGAACCTCATGACAGTAGCCGGAGAGATGAAGGATAGACAAAGTGACATTGCCCAGATCCTCGAGAACGCCGATACGTTAAAGGATGCTATAATGAGATTGAAAGCACTTAAGGACAGCGGAACGCTGGACGTGCTGATCAATATGTCCTACGCCCTCAAGTCGTTAAGGGACGCGCTGAACGACGACGCGATCACCAACCTTGCGTCCACTGTGAGCAATCTTATGGAAGTTCTCAGTTCAATGAACGCGCGGAGCGTAGAGGGAGTTAAGGAAATAATAGCCAAGATGCCGGAACTAAATGAAGTATTAAATAGGGTGATGGACCTCAAGAACAGTGGCACGCTGGACGTGCTGATCAATATGTCCTACGCCCTCAAGTCGTTAAGGGACGCGCTGAACGACGACGCGATCACCAACCTTGGAACTACACTCTCTCTAATATTTGAATTCCTGCCGAAGGGATTGGAGTTCCTCAATAAGGCCATGAGCCCTCCCATAAGCTCCATGATTGAGGCTTGGTCCAGTCCCGAGGCCATGAAGATGTTATCTAACCCTGAGAACGTGACCCTTGGGAAGCTAGTTACCATGATGAAGGATCCAGACATACAGAGGGGACTAGGGGTAATGATGGCTTTCCTAAAGGTTTTAGGGAAGAATTTTAGAAGCTGA
- a CDS encoding ABC transporter ATP-binding protein: MIDVQRLSKVYKDGTVALDEVTFHSTAKVLSVLGRNGAGKTTMMRILSTQLLPTSGTASILGYDVVKDANKLRSIIASIPQEAKPVGFASPLEHVTMFLTARGESVKTALEEARKSLKEIGLWEVKDKPCDDLSGGMKRKVFVAMALASNADLIFLDEPTTGLDPISRLEVWSVIKNINSKVVLTTHYMEEAEELSQDIVMLGKGKVIAKGTKEQLLAPLKGKVRVEGIGERFIGKTQISYMDESRAREIVGKAVIKPVSLEDLFIIHGEDEN; the protein is encoded by the coding sequence ATGATAGACGTCCAAAGGCTCTCCAAGGTTTACAAGGATGGGACGGTAGCTCTAGACGAGGTAACTTTCCACTCCACCGCAAAGGTTCTCTCTGTGCTGGGGAGAAACGGTGCAGGGAAAACCACAATGATGCGAATCCTCTCAACTCAACTTCTCCCAACCTCTGGTACGGCTAGCATTCTAGGTTACGACGTTGTGAAGGACGCCAACAAATTGAGATCGATAATAGCCTCAATACCTCAAGAGGCAAAGCCCGTCGGGTTCGCTAGCCCTCTGGAACACGTTACCATGTTCCTCACAGCCCGAGGTGAAAGCGTGAAAACGGCGTTGGAGGAAGCTAGAAAATCCCTAAAGGAGATAGGGCTCTGGGAGGTTAAGGATAAGCCTTGCGATGATCTATCGGGTGGAATGAAGAGAAAGGTGTTCGTTGCCATGGCATTGGCCTCAAATGCTGATCTAATTTTCCTGGACGAACCCACAACCGGATTGGACCCTATTTCTAGACTTGAGGTTTGGTCGGTAATAAAGAACATAAACTCCAAGGTTGTCCTAACCACGCATTACATGGAGGAGGCGGAGGAACTCTCCCAGGACATAGTGATGTTGGGAAAGGGAAAGGTAATAGCCAAAGGGACAAAGGAACAACTATTGGCTCCTCTTAAGGGAAAGGTGAGGGTTGAAGGAATAGGCGAGAGGTTCATAGGTAAAACCCAGATTTCCTACATGGATGAAAGTAGGGCAAGAGAAATAGTAGGAAAGGCCGTGATCAAGCCCGTATCTCTAGAGGACCTCTTTATTATACATGGAGAGGATGAGAATTGA
- a CDS encoding ABC transporter permease, giving the protein MNFRYVITFAWFYGYSFLKRGYTYVFSYLVTPLSILFLVYVLSRGELIQYAIVGGLVSVIVTNSVVSLSDVVMLRKEMKLQDMLIATKIGPLEYMLGLATANYIFSSVGVLAYAVLGLIIHVFNVYSVLLSILISLYLNYSMSGLAFVIGTLVPYTRHSWAISGVLGTVLTIIPPIYYPFLELHGIVRYLSLILPSAPASVVSQWITGLSPFNLIATVLFLVEAPLFMIAAMKLSKWRES; this is encoded by the coding sequence TTGAATTTCAGATACGTTATAACTTTCGCGTGGTTCTACGGATACTCATTTTTAAAGAGGGGTTACACTTACGTATTTAGTTACTTAGTTACACCTCTATCAATACTTTTCTTGGTTTACGTCTTATCAAGGGGAGAGTTAATTCAATATGCCATAGTAGGGGGACTAGTTTCGGTAATAGTGACTAACTCAGTGGTCAGCTTATCGGACGTGGTGATGCTGAGAAAGGAAATGAAGCTTCAGGACATGTTGATAGCTACCAAGATTGGACCCTTAGAGTACATGCTGGGGCTGGCTACCGCGAACTACATTTTCTCGTCAGTGGGCGTCTTGGCCTACGCAGTTCTGGGTCTGATCATTCACGTATTTAACGTGTATAGCGTATTGCTCTCAATCCTGATTTCCCTTTACCTGAACTATTCAATGAGCGGTTTAGCCTTCGTCATAGGTACTCTCGTTCCTTACACTAGGCACTCTTGGGCAATATCGGGAGTACTGGGAACAGTCCTAACTATAATCCCGCCCATCTACTATCCCTTCCTGGAACTCCACGGGATTGTTCGTTATCTGTCCTTAATTCTTCCCTCAGCACCTGCTTCTGTGGTCAGTCAGTGGATCACTGGGCTATCCCCATTTAACTTGATAGCAACCGTGTTGTTCTTAGTGGAGGCTCCTCTCTTCATGATAGCTGCAATGAAACTATCTAAGTGGAGGGAAAGTTGA
- a CDS encoding carboxypeptidase M32: MLQEILERYKRVWALNYSQALLAWDLETYMPEEDSALRGEVYANISTMIREQIMAMKEELERIREEDLDDFGKGTIRLLKRAIKFYSAVPKEITEELERLTSQSAVVWRESRKREDFASFRPYLERIVEIERQIAEKLGYEGHPYNALVDLYEEGITVEDLDSIFSKLLPDLKTILEKVLSEGYFSSPHPLKEMSYDVKKMEEVNREVLKILGMPTGSFRMDVSAHPFTIRISSKDVRITTRYEGVDFRSTIFSVIHESGHAMYELSIDPNYEMTPVATGASTGIHESQSRFWENVIGRSKEFTRILYPILKDKLNIRDDEESVYRYFNLVSPSLIRVDADEITYNFHIALRYEIEKNLISGKVSVSDLPSIWDDFMDKYLGIRPKTLSEGVLQDIHWSQGSFGYFPTYTLGNILAGTMYHFVDDLPMKIASKDFPGIRSFLTDKICKYGAIYPPKVLLNKAFGEVYDPKRLTAYLERKYL, encoded by the coding sequence ATGCTTCAGGAAATTCTTGAAAGGTATAAGCGGGTTTGGGCCCTCAACTACTCCCAGGCACTTCTGGCGTGGGACTTGGAGACTTACATGCCCGAGGAGGACTCAGCCCTGAGGGGAGAGGTATATGCGAACATCTCCACCATGATTAGGGAACAGATCATGGCAATGAAGGAGGAATTGGAGAGAATTAGGGAGGAGGACCTTGACGACTTCGGCAAGGGAACGATCAGGTTACTCAAGAGGGCAATAAAGTTCTATTCAGCAGTTCCCAAGGAGATCACAGAGGAGCTGGAGAGACTTACCTCACAGAGCGCGGTCGTATGGAGGGAGAGCAGGAAAAGAGAAGACTTCGCCTCCTTCAGACCATACCTGGAGAGAATAGTTGAGATCGAGAGGCAGATAGCCGAGAAACTAGGTTACGAAGGTCATCCGTATAACGCTCTGGTTGACCTGTACGAGGAGGGGATCACAGTGGAAGACCTGGACTCCATCTTCTCCAAATTACTTCCTGATCTCAAGACCATCCTAGAGAAAGTACTAAGCGAAGGATACTTCTCTTCTCCGCATCCCCTGAAGGAAATGAGCTACGATGTCAAGAAAATGGAGGAGGTTAACAGGGAAGTACTGAAGATACTGGGGATGCCTACCGGCTCCTTCAGAATGGACGTTTCGGCTCATCCTTTCACGATCAGGATATCCTCAAAGGACGTGAGGATAACCACTCGCTACGAAGGAGTAGACTTCAGGAGCACCATATTCTCTGTCATTCACGAGTCCGGTCACGCAATGTATGAGCTCAGTATAGATCCTAACTACGAAATGACCCCCGTTGCTACTGGGGCCTCCACCGGGATTCACGAGTCGCAATCCCGATTCTGGGAGAACGTAATCGGAAGGAGCAAGGAGTTCACGAGGATTCTCTATCCCATTCTCAAGGATAAGTTGAACATAAGGGACGATGAGGAATCGGTGTACAGGTACTTCAATCTGGTCTCTCCCAGTCTCATAAGGGTTGATGCAGACGAGATAACCTATAACTTCCACATTGCGTTAAGATATGAGATAGAGAAAAACCTCATTTCAGGAAAGGTCTCCGTGAGCGATCTTCCATCCATTTGGGATGACTTCATGGATAAATACCTCGGGATTAGACCGAAAACCCTCAGCGAGGGAGTGCTTCAGGACATTCATTGGTCGCAAGGAAGCTTTGGATATTTTCCAACTTATACTCTAGGAAACATCTTGGCGGGGACAATGTATCATTTCGTTGACGATTTGCCCATGAAGATAGCCTCAAAGGACTTTCCTGGGATTAGGTCGTTCCTCACTGACAAGATATGCAAATATGGGGCGATATATCCTCCTAAAGTGTTGCTCAATAAGGCATTCGGTGAAGTGTACGATCCGAAGAGACTTACGGCTTATCTGGAGAGAAAATATTTGTGA